GGGTGTCGCAAAGGCCGCCTTGGAAGCCTCTGTTATGTATTTGGCCGAAGATCTTGGCAAAGATGATATTCGCGTCAATGCTATTTCAGCAGGGCCAATTAAAACGCTTGCAGCCTCTGGAATTGGTGATTTTAGGTATATTTTGAAATGGAATGAACTTAATTCGCCTTTGCGTCGGAACGTCAACATCGATGATGTTGGAAAATCGGCTCTTTATCTTTTGTCGGATTTAGGATCAGGTGTCACCGGCGAAGTTTTGCATGTAGATGCCGGCTATCATGTGGTTGGAATGAAAGCTGTAGATGCCCCAGACATAGATGTGGTGACCGGCCGAAAAGATTAAAAGTGCCCTGTGATGGCCCAGCACAGCTTGGCGATTTGGTAGAATGACAAATGTATTGTGGTTAGCGTATCCTATCTAATAATCGCGTTGGTCGCATCAATCTGAAAGGTAAAACAGCGATGACTGATCGTCTTCCTCACGAAAAAGGTTTTCACGTAAGCTGGGATCAACTTCATCGTGATGCGCGGGCTCTGGCTTGGCGTTTGGATGGCCAAGGGCCGGTAGAAAGTGGATGGCGTGTGGTTGTCGCAATAACCCGAGGTGGTATGGCGCCGGCAATGATTGTCGCGCGTGAACTTGATATTCGAACAGTCGATACAATCAGTATTAAGTCCTATAATCATCAGTCTCAAACTGAACCGAAGGTTATAAAAGCACCTGATATGGACCTTGTTGGTGATGGAACTGGCGTTTTGATCATTGACGATTTGGTTGATACCGGACGCACGTTAGAAGTCGTACGGAAATTGATGCCAAAGGCGCATGTTGCAACTGTATATGCCAAGCCTAAAGGTCGCGCACAGGTCAATACTTTTATAACTGAGGTCAGCCAAGATACTTGGATATTCTTTCCTTGGGACATGGCATTACAGTATGTAGAGCCATTTCGCGGAACGGACTAATTCCGGATGTCACCCCGAACAACATCTAGTTTAAACCCTTACTCTGGTCGCACAAAATTTACGGCTCCTGCGCCCATAAAAAAAGTAAATGATTGGTTGAATGGGATAAAATTTTCGACTGATTTCCCTTTGATTGATGTCTCGCAAGCCGCACCCTCAGAGCCTCCTGCACTTTCTTTGCGCGAAGCTTTGGCAGAATATGTTTTGACCAACCCAAATGCGCATCTATACGGTCAAATACTGGGAACTGATGAATTGCGCAGCGCTTTGGCCAAGCATTGGAGTAAAGCCTATTCATGTAGTGTTGCAGCCCAAAATATTGCCATCACATCTGGTTGCAACCAAGCTTTTTGTGCGGTCATATCTGCAATTGCCGAGCAAGGTGATGAAATAATATTGCCAGCACCTTGGTATTTTAATCATAAGATGTGGTTGGACATGAATGGTGTGGTCACACGACCTTTAATGACCAAAGGCGATTTACTGCCTGATCCGCAAGAAGCCGCTGCTATGATAACGCGCAAAACCAAAGCAATTGTTCTAGTCACCCCTAATAATCCGGCGGGAATAGAGTACCCTGATGCATTACTAAACGAGTTTTATGAACTCGCTAAAACAAGAAAAATAGCATTGATTCTAGATGAGACGTATAAAGATTTTAGAAATCAAATTGGCCCACCTCATTTTTTGCTTGCCGATCCGGATTGGCAAAAAACTCTTATACAGTTGTATTCTTTTTCAAAGTCTTATCGTTTGACAGGGCACCGAGTTGGAGCAGTGATTGGTGCAACAGAATTACTGGCCGAAGTAGAAAAATTTCTTGATTCTGTAACGATCTGTCCCTCACAGGTTGGTCAATATGCGGCTTTGTGGGGGTTGGATAATCTTTCAGAGTGGGTGTCCGAGCAGCGTCAGGTTTTGCTTGAGCGGCAAGCTTTCATCCGAAATTCTTTTGATCTTTTGTCTGACAATGGATGGAAACTCTTGGGTTGTGGGGCGTATTTTG
The nucleotide sequence above comes from Rhodobacteraceae bacterium Araon29. Encoded proteins:
- a CDS encoding xanthine phosphoribosyltransferase is translated as MTDRLPHEKGFHVSWDQLHRDARALAWRLDGQGPVESGWRVVVAITRGGMAPAMIVARELDIRTVDTISIKSYNHQSQTEPKVIKAPDMDLVGDGTGVLIIDDLVDTGRTLEVVRKLMPKAHVATVYAKPKGRAQVNTFITEVSQDTWIFFPWDMALQYVEPFRGTD
- a CDS encoding aminotransferase; its protein translation is MSPRTTSSLNPYSGRTKFTAPAPIKKVNDWLNGIKFSTDFPLIDVSQAAPSEPPALSLREALAEYVLTNPNAHLYGQILGTDELRSALAKHWSKAYSCSVAAQNIAITSGCNQAFCAVISAIAEQGDEIILPAPWYFNHKMWLDMNGVVTRPLMTKGDLLPDPQEAAAMITRKTKAIVLVTPNNPAGIEYPDALLNEFYELAKTRKIALILDETYKDFRNQIGPPHFLLADPDWQKTLIQLYSFSKSYRLTGHRVGAVIGATELLAEVEKFLDSVTICPSQVGQYAALWGLDNLSEWVSEQRQVLLERQAFIRNSFDLLSDNGWKLLGCGAYFAYVQHPFALPSLDIAKKLVEQSAVLALPGEMFAPSEMQSSKQHLRLAFANVDTQKLKILLERLENFRFQLAP